A region from the Nostoc sp. HK-01 genome encodes:
- a CDS encoding glycosyl transferase, group 2 family protein encodes MSISIQEQPIVSVVVPTFNRANFLPRAISSILQQTFSNFELIIVDDGSTDNTAEVVKEFTDPRIIFLALGKNYGGGYARNQGIKAASAELIAFLDSDDEWLPNKLELQLKRLQDSDDPDATVIYGLGYECAEGQQKIPSLVLYEGDVLDHLLRGWLPPTTSLFMVKRSALLGVNGFDESLPSFQDYDLWLSLAAANNHFLAVNQPLIIRYFHDQQIRGNLVAKSTGLEIFKTKWGEIMKQRVGYIEYWRFISLKTSIIQLIRVGKSVEDGKKLLAWGYVIGLLKYLPWSANMIIKGIVLSTLGNNGYRAIFLFKSRINQLIKGYKTYQY; translated from the coding sequence ATGAGCATATCAATTCAAGAGCAACCAATCGTTAGTGTTGTAGTGCCAACATTTAATCGAGCTAATTTTTTACCACGAGCAATTTCCAGTATTCTCCAACAAACTTTTTCTAATTTTGAACTGATTATTGTTGATGACGGTTCTACAGATAACACAGCTGAAGTGGTTAAAGAATTTACAGATCCACGAATTATATTTTTAGCTTTAGGGAAAAACTATGGTGGTGGCTATGCACGCAATCAAGGTATTAAAGCAGCAAGTGCAGAACTAATCGCATTTTTAGATAGTGATGATGAATGGCTACCTAATAAGCTAGAGTTACAGTTAAAACGTTTACAAGACAGTGATGATCCTGATGCTACTGTTATCTACGGACTGGGGTATGAATGTGCTGAAGGACAACAAAAAATACCTAGCTTAGTTCTTTATGAAGGAGACGTGCTTGATCATTTATTGAGGGGTTGGCTACCTCCTACTACATCACTATTTATGGTTAAACGCTCTGCCTTACTAGGGGTGAATGGTTTTGATGAAAGTCTACCTAGTTTTCAAGACTACGATTTATGGTTAAGTTTAGCCGCCGCAAATAATCATTTTTTAGCAGTAAATCAACCACTTATTATCAGATATTTTCATGACCAGCAAATTAGAGGTAATTTAGTAGCAAAATCTACAGGTTTGGAAATATTTAAAACTAAATGGGGTGAAATTATGAAACAGCGTGTTGGCTACATAGAATATTGGAGATTTATATCCTTAAAGACCTCAATTATTCAGCTAATTCGGGTAGGAAAATCAGTCGAAGATGGTAAAAAACTGCTGGCTTGGGGTTATGTTATTGGCTTATTAAAATATTTACCTTGGTCAGCAAATATGATTATTAAGGGAATAGTATTATCAACCTTAGGCAATAATGGATATCGGGCAATTTTTCTGTTTAAATCTAGAATTAACCAGTTAATCAAGGGTTATAAAACATATCAATATTGA
- a CDS encoding group 1 glycosyl transferase, with translation MKSIFLPRTNDDNPYQKELINHLNKLGIQAELPDASISTTFFLPAVFFPQKTNIVHLHWLNPFFAGSTILERLLKLLFFILELIILKIVGIKIIWTVHNLKNHENKNLILDSLCSSCVARLANGIIAHCDSAKEEVIKSFSLSNHDKIFVVPHGNYINCYDNNIEKSLARKSLNLDDSALVFLFLGMIRPYKGVLELIDKFKHLNNNASQLVIAGKVYQNSPEMTDMLLQKIDNDPKIKFIPGFVPAEKIQIYMNACDVVVFPYRDILTSGAVMLAMSFGRACIAPRKGCIGEVLDNDGAFLYEIDDEGGLIKAMNAALKQQSQLSNMGQYNRQVAEKYDWKTIAEITSNVYRQC, from the coding sequence ATGAAATCTATATTTTTACCTCGAACAAATGATGATAATCCATACCAAAAAGAGCTAATTAACCATCTTAATAAATTAGGTATTCAAGCAGAACTACCGGATGCTTCAATATCAACAACTTTTTTTTTACCAGCAGTATTTTTTCCTCAAAAAACCAATATAGTACATTTACATTGGCTGAATCCTTTCTTTGCAGGTTCAACCATCTTAGAAAGATTACTAAAACTATTATTTTTTATTTTAGAATTGATTATTTTGAAAATAGTAGGAATCAAAATTATTTGGACTGTACATAATCTGAAAAATCATGAAAATAAAAACCTAATTTTAGATAGTTTATGTAGCAGTTGTGTTGCTAGATTAGCCAATGGCATTATTGCCCATTGTGACAGTGCCAAAGAAGAAGTTATAAAGTCTTTTTCCCTAAGTAATCACGATAAGATATTTGTTGTTCCACATGGTAACTATATCAATTGTTACGATAATAATATTGAAAAAAGCCTAGCCCGAAAAAGCTTAAATTTAGATGATTCTGCTTTGGTTTTTCTTTTTTTAGGAATGATTAGGCCATACAAAGGAGTATTGGAACTAATCGATAAATTTAAACATCTAAATAATAATGCTAGTCAATTAGTGATTGCAGGAAAAGTATATCAGAATAGTCCCGAAATGACAGATATGCTTTTACAGAAGATTGATAATGATCCAAAAATTAAATTTATACCGGGATTTGTTCCCGCCGAGAAAATTCAAATTTATATGAATGCTTGTGATGTAGTTGTCTTTCCCTATCGAGATATTTTAACTTCAGGAGCCGTAATGCTGGCTATGTCTTTTGGTCGAGCCTGTATTGCGCCACGCAAAGGATGTATTGGCGAAGTACTAGATAATGATGGAGCATTTTTATATGAAATTGATGATGAAGGTGGTTTAATTAAAGCCATGAATGCAGCCTTAAAACAACAATCTCAACTATCAAATATGGGTCAATATAATCGCCAAGTAGCAGAAAAATATGACTGGAAAACTATAGCTGAAATCACAAGCAATGTATATCGTCAATGTTGA